The proteins below are encoded in one region of Ricinus communis isolate WT05 ecotype wild-type chromosome 6, ASM1957865v1, whole genome shotgun sequence:
- the LOC8288168 gene encoding probable E3 ubiquitin ligase SUD1 isoform X1 translates to MEIAAAPSPNDDTSSNDAIRPSSSSLSSSSISSKNREESNCSGGATAATSAARYEDDDEEEEDVCRICRNPGDAENPLRYPCACSGSIKFVHQDCLLQWLNHSNARQCEVCKHAFSFSPVYAENAPTRLPFQEFVVGMAMKACHVLQFFLRLSFVLSVWLLIIPFITFWIWRLAFVRSFGEAQRLFLSHISTTVILTDCLHGFLLSASIVFIFLGATSLRDYFRHLRELGGQDAEREDEGDRNGARAARRPQGQANNRNFAGEANAEDAGGGQGIAGAGQIIRRNAENVAARWEMQAARLEAHVEQMFDGLDDADGAEDVPFDELVGMQGPVFHLVENAFTVLASNMIFLGVVIFVPFSLGRIVLYYISWLFSSASGPLLSTVMPLTDTALSIANFTLKNALTAVTNLTSEDQDGGLLGQVADMLKVNASEVNDVSKNISNPLSAELVKGAAIGTSRLSDVTTLAIGYMFIFSLVFFYLGIVALIRYTKGEPMTMGRFYGIASIAETIPSLFRQFLAAMRHLMTMIKVAFLLVIELGVFPLMCGWWLDVCTIRMFGKSMAQRVQFFSVSPLASSLVHWVVGIVYMLQISIFVSLLRGVLRHGVLYFLRDPADPNYNPFRDLIDDPVHKHARRVLLSVAVYGSLIVMLVFLPVKLAMRMAPSIFPLDISVSDPFTELPADMLLFQICIPFAIEHFRLRTTIKSLLRYWFTAVGWALGLTDFLLPRYEDNGGQDNGNPEPGRQDRLQAAQLGGQDRALVALAAADDPNGGLLAAGNSNVAEDYDIDEQSDSDRYSFVLRIVLLLIVAWMTLLIFNSALIVVPITLGRALFNAIPLLPITHGIKCNDLYAFIIGSYAIWTALAGARYSFEHIRTNRATILLGQIWKWCGIVLKSSALLSIWIFVIPVLIGLLFELLVIVPMRVPVDESPVFLLYQDWALGLIFLKIWTRLVMLDHMMPLVDESWRIKFERVREDGFSRLQSLWVLREIVFPIIMKLLTALCVPYVLARGVFPVLGYPLVVNSAVYRFAWLGCLCFSVLCFCAKRFHVWFTNLHNSIRDDRYLIGRRLHNFGEDKEERENEAGTSSEVQNSNLQGADLIRNDGEVEVGLRLRRVYQQEAN, encoded by the exons ATGGAGATCGCCGCAGCACCTTCACCAAACGACGACACTAGCAGTAACGACGCTATAAGGCCGTCATCTTCATCTTTATCCTCGTCGTCAATTTCGTCGAAAAATCGTGAGGAGAGTAATTGTAGTGGAGGAGCGACGGCGGCGACTTCGGCGGCAAGGTACGAGGATGACgatgaggaggaggaggatgtGTGCCGGATCTGCAGGAATCCGGGAGATGCTGAGAATCCATTAAGATATCCCTGTGCTTGTAGCGGAAGTATCAAGTTTGTGCACCAAGATTGTCTTTTACAGTGGTTAAATCATAGTAATGCTCGTCAATGCGag GTCTGCAAGCATGcattctctttctctcctGTTTATGCTGAGAATGCACCAACAAGGCTTCCTTTTCAGGAGTTTGTAGTTGGAATGGCAATGAAGGCTTGTCATGTTCTGCAATTCTTTTTGCGTCTTAGTTTTGTACTTTCTGTTTGGCTACTCATTATTCCCTTCATAACATTCTGGATATGGCGTCTGGCTTTCGTGAGGAGTTTTGGGGAAGCACAGAGATTATTTTTAAGTCATATATCTACAACAGTTATCCTTACTGATTGTCTTCATGGCTTCCTGCTTTCTGCAAGcattgttttcatttttcttgggGCTACTTCATTGAGAGATTACTTTAGGCATTTAAGAGAGCTTGGAGGTCAAGATGCTGAAAGAGAGGATGAAGGTGATAGAAATGGTGCCCGTGCTGCCAGACGACCACAAGGACAAGctaataatagaaattttgcTGGTGAGGCAAATGCTGAAGATGCGGGTGGAGGACAAGGAATTGCTGGGGCTGGCCAAATAATCAGAAGGAATGCTGAAAATGTTGCTGCTCGGTGGGAGATGCAGGCAGCTCGTCTTGAGGCTCATGTTGAACAGATGTTTGATGGTTTAGATGATGCTGATGGTGCAGAGGATGTACCTTTCGATGAGCTTGTTGGCATGCAGGGTCCAGTATTCCACTTAGTTGAAAATGCTTTTACT GTTTTGGCTAGCAATATGATATTCCTTGGTGTTGTAATCTTCGTTCCCTTTTCATTAGGACGGATTGTACTCTATTATATATCATGGTTATTCTCTTCTGCAAGTGGTCCATTGTTGTCAACTGTTATGCCACTTACAGATACTGCCCTCTCCATAGCAAATTTTACATTGAAGAATGCATTAACTGCTGTTACAAATTTGACATCTGAAGACCAAGATGGTGGACTTCTTGGCCAGGTTGCAGATATGTTAAAAGTAAATGCAAGTGAAGTGAATGATGTCTCAAAGAACATAAGCAATCCATTGTCAGCAGAGCTTGTAAAAGGGGCAGCTATTGGCACATCAAGACTTTCTGATGTTACTACTCTTGCTATTGGATACATGTTCATATTCTCTCTGGTCTTCTTCTATCTTGGCATTGTTGCTTTGATTAGATACACCAAGGGCGAGCCTATGACTATGGGGAGGTTTTATGGTATTGCTTCTATAGCAGAAACAATTCCATCCCTTTTCAGGCAGTTCTTGGCAGCAATGAGGCATTTGATGACTATGATAAAGGTTGCCTTCCTTCTGGTGATTGAACTCGGTGTATTTCCTTTGATGTGTGGATGGTGGCTGGATGTTTGTACAATAAGGATGTTTGGGAAGTCTATGGCTCAAAGAGTTCAATTCTTCTCAGTTTCTCCTTTAGCAAGCTCTTTGGTTCATTGGGTTGTGGGGATTGTTTACATGCTACAGATAAGCATCTTTGTCAGTCTTCTCCGTGGG GTTTTACGTCATGGAGTTCTGTATTTCCTTCGAGATCCAGCAGATCCAAACTATAACCCATTCCGTGATTTAATTGACGATCCTGTGCACAAGCATGCTCGCAGAGTTTTGTTGTCTGTTGCAGTTTATGGAAGTTTGATTGTGATGCTGGTATTCTTACCTGTCAAACTTGCGATGCGGATGGCACCCTCCATATTTCCATTGGATATATC GGTATCTGATCCATTCACTGAACTTCCAGCTGACATGCTTCTTTTCCAAATCTGCATTCCATTTGCCATTGAGCATTTTAGATTGCGGACTACAATCAAGTCTCTCCTCCGCTATTGGTTCACAGCAGTTGGCTGGGCTCTTGGTTTAACAGATTTTCTACTGCCCAGATATGAGGACAATGGTGGCCAGGACAATGGTAATCCTGAGCCAGGAAGGCAGGATAGGCTGCAGGCAGCACAACTAGGTGGACAGGATCGAGCTTTGGTGGCACTTGCAGCTGCTGATGATCCAAACGGAGGTCTTCTGGCAGCGGGAAACTCTAATGTTGCTGAGGACTATGATATTGATGAACAATCTGATTCAGA CAGGTACAGCTTTGTCCTTCGAATTGTCCTTCTGCTAATTGTGGCGTGGATGACTCTACTCATCTTCAACTCTGCCTTGATAGTTGTACCAATAACACTTGGCCGTGCCCTTTTCAATGCAATTCCTCTTCTCCCAATAACTCATGGAATCAAGTGCAATG ATCTTTATGCTTTCATAATTGGAAGCTATGCCATTTGGACTGCTTTAGCTGGAGCTAGATATTCTTTTGAGCATATTAGAACAAATAGGGCAACCATTTTACTTGGTCAAATTTGGAAGTGGTGCGGCATTGTTCTCAAGAGCTCTGCGTTGTTATCAATATGG ATTTTTGTTATTCCAGTATTGATTGGACTGCTTTTTGAGCTTTTGGTGATTGTGCCTATGCGAGTGCCTGTGGACGAAAGTCCAGTTTTCCTTCTGTATCAGGACTGGGCACTGGGACTCATCTTTCTGAAGATCTGGACCAGGCTG GTTATGTTGGACCATATGATGCCACTAGTGGATGAAAGTTGGCgaataaaatttgaaagggTTAGAGAAGATGGTTTCTCGCGGTTGCAAAGCCTTTGGGTCCTGAGAGAGATTGTGTTCCctataataatgaagctactAACAGCCCTCTGTGTACCTTATGTGTTAGCAAGAGGTGTATTTCCTGTACTTGGGTACCCATTAGTAGTAAACTCTGCTGTGTACCGGTTTGCATGGCTGGGATGTCTCTGCTTCAGCGTGTTGTGCTTTTGTGCAAAGAGATTCCATGTTTGGTTCACCAACCTTCACAATTCTATACGTGATGATCGCTATCTCATTGGGCGTAGACTTCATAATTTTGGAGAAGATAAAGAAGAGAGGGAAAACGAGGCAGGGACTTCCTCTGAAGtacaaaattctaatttgCAAGGTGCTGATTTGATTCGAAATGATGGAGAAGTTGAAGTAGGGTTAAGGCTAAGGCGGGTTTATCAACAGGAGGCTAATTGA
- the LOC8288170 gene encoding LOW QUALITY PROTEIN: organic cation/carnitine transporter 1 (The sequence of the model RefSeq protein was modified relative to this genomic sequence to represent the inferred CDS: inserted 8 bases in 6 codons; deleted 1 base in 1 codon) codes for MEDEEASQKLVHGNIEMAERGEAINPTTRLDEVVENYIGSLGFSQLIHVFLISLAWIFDSQNTLVTIFSDAQPPAWRCISPLQLHANTGSFXSLCINGGGSSKGGDVAGSVCGLPSGTWEWVGGNTSSIYCGHQAFLKNYYGSAFFGFLADKYLGRKRAVLLSCILTSITAFLSSLSPTIWXFLRFANAFARSGIRICCLVLPTEAVXRKWRGQIGQYGFFLFTAGFLSLPLIAYPTRTNWRGLYRIVSLFPLVYSLIFLPFVSESPRWLLVRLRSREALDILKRFARLNGKELPPNLALANPSSPKLGGGAGIKAETKAGENEGLWGTPWAAKQMIXVMVTGFGAGFVYYGVQLNVENLNFNLYFTVAVNALMEIPAVLIGTILLGFTNRRMLFSLSVLLAGASCILCITFSHGRRRAKGDESSGSWPQLVLEGIGFMAASMAFDVLHIYXELFPTNVRNFAVSMLRQLLMLGASIAPLLVVFGRLSPSLSFLVXGLLSVFSGVLSLWLPETGNAPLYETLKQQEEDEKQTCEIR; via the exons ATGGAAGATGAAGAAGCTTCGCAAAAACTTGTGCATGGAAACATTGAAATGGCAGAAAGAGGAGAAGCCATAAACCCAACGACGAGACTTGATGAAGTAGTTGAAAATTACATAGGATCCTTAGGATTCTCGCAGCTAATACATGTCTTCTTGATCTCATTGGCATGGATTTTTGATTCACAAAACACATTAGTTACTATCTTCAGTGAC GCGCAGCCACCTGCTTGGAGATGCATATCACCTCTCCAACTCCATGCAAATACTGGCAGCTT CTCTTTGTGCATCAATGGAGGAGGTAGTAGCAAAGGTGGGGATGTAGCTGGCTCTGTTTGTGGGCTGCCATCGGGGACATGGGAATGGGTTGGTGGGAATACAAGCTCTATTTATTGTGGACATCAAGcctttctaaaaaattattacg GTTCTGCTTTTTTTGGTTTCCTGGCTGACAAATACTTAGGTAGGAAAAGAGCAGTGCTCCTCTCATGTATCTTAACCTCAATAACAGCCTTTCTCTCCTCACTCTCACCAACTATAT CATTTCTCCGCTTTGCAAATGCTTTTGCTCGATCAGGAATACGGATATGCTGTCTTGTTCTGCCTACTGAAGCTG GTAGGAAATGGCGTGGTCAAATTGGCCAATAtggcttctttttgtttactGCAGGCTTTCTTTCTCTCCCTTTAATTGCCTATCCTACAAGAACTAACTGGAGGGGTTTATACAGGATCGTGTCTCTATTTCCCCTCGTCTACTCTCTCATATTTCTCCCTTTTGTTTCCGAGTCTCCTCGTTGGCTTCTTGTTAGATTGCGAAGCAGAGAAGCTCTTGATATATTGAAGAGGTTTGCAAGACTCAACGGCAAGGAGTTGCCACCCAATTTGGCTCTCGCAAATCCATCATCTCCAAAATTGGGTGGTGGTGCTGGAATAAAAGCAGAAACTAAGGCTGGTGAAAATGAAGGGCTGTGGGGCACTCCATGGGCTGCTAAACAAATGA CGGTTATGGTAACTGGTTTTGGAGCTGGCTTTGTTTACTATGGCGTTCAGCTGAACGTTGAAAACCTTAACTTCAACCTCTACTTCACCGTTGCAGTCAATGCATTAATGGAGATTCCTGCAGTTCTTATAGGTACTATTCTCTTGGGCTTCACAAACCGACGTATGCTCTTCTCGCTGTCTGTATTATTGGCAGGAGCTTCGTGCATTCTTTGCATCACCTTCTCCCATGGAAGACGGAGAGCAAAGGGTGATGAATCTAGTGGGAGTTGGCCACAGTTAGTCTTGGAAGGCATTGGTTTTATGGCTGCTTCGATGGCATTTGACGTGCTGCATATTTA TGAGCTTTTCCCCACCAATGTCAGGAACTTTGCTGTTTCAATGTTGCGGCAGTTATTGATGCTGGGGGCTTCCATAGCACCTCTACTGGTTGTCTTTGGTCGTTTAAGTCCATCCCTTTCTTTCCTTG TTGGTCTGCTTTCTGTTTTCAGTGGAGTCCTGAGTTTATGGTTGCCAGAGACTGGAAATGCTCCACTTTATGAAACCCTAAAGCAGcaagaagaagatgagaagcAGACTTGTGAAATCAGATGA
- the LOC8288172 gene encoding polyadenylate-binding protein 8, with protein MAQVQVPVQGQNVNGGANAPYVTTSLYVGDLEANVTDSHLYDLFNQVGQVVSVRVCRDLTTRRSLGYGYVNYSSPQDAARALDMLNFTPLNGSPIRIMYSHRDPSVRKSGSGNIFIKNLDKGIDHKALHDTFSAFGNILSCKVATDSSGQSKGYGFVQFDNEESAQKAIEKLNGMLLNDKQVYVGPFLRKQERESAIDKTRFNNVYVKNLSETTTEEDLKKAFGEYGTITSAVVMRDGDGKTKCFGFVNFENADDAATAVEALNGKKFDDKEWFVGKAQKKNERENELKVRFEQSMKEAADKFQGANLYIKNLDDSIGDDRLKELFSPFGTITSCKVMRDPNGISRGSGFVAFSTPEEASKALMEMNGKMVVSKPLYVALAQRKEDRRARLQAQFSQIRPVAMAPSVAPRMPMYPPGGPGLGQQIFYGQAPPAIIPPQPGFGYQQQLVPGMRPGGAPMPNFFVPMVQQGQQGQRPGGRRAGAAQQSQQPVPLMQQQMVPRGRVYRYPPGRGIPDVPMTGVAGGMLSVPYDMSGMPMRDAALSQPIPIGALASALANASPEQQRTMLGENLYPLVEQLEPDAAAKVTGMLLEMDQTEVLHLLESPEALKAKVAEAMEVLRSVQQQQAGGAADQLASLSLNDNLVS; from the exons ATGGCACAAGTTCAAGTTCCAGTTCAAGGACAGAATGTTAACGGTGGAGCTAACGCACCATACGTGACGACGTCGCTTTACGTTGGGGATCTGGAGGCGAATGTGACCGATTCGCACTTGTATGACCTGTTTAATCAAGTTGGGCAAGTTGTTTCAGTTAGGGTTTGTAGGGACTTGACTACTCGGCGATCGCTTGGTTATGGATATGTCAATTATAGCAGTCCTCAAGATG CTGCTAGGGCATTGGATATGCTGAATTTTACTCCTCTCAATGGAAGCCCCATTAGGATAATGTACTCTCATCGTGATCCCAGCGTCCGTAAAAGTGGGTCTGGGAACATTTTTATCAAG AATCTAGATAAGGGGATTGATCACAAAGCATTACATGATACTTTCTCGGCATTTGGGAACATCCTCTCTTGCAAGGTTGCTACTGATTCCTCTGGTCAGTCAAAGGGCTATGGTTTTGTACAGTTTGACAATGAGGAATCCGCTCAAAAGGCTATAGAGAAATTAAATGGAATGCTGTTGAATGATAAGCAAGTGTATGTGGGACCCTTCCTTCGCAAGCAGGAGAGAGAAAGCGCCATAGATAAGACAAGATTTAACAATGTGTATGTAAAGAATCTCTCAGAAACAACTACTGAGGAAGATTTGAAGAAAGCTTTTGGTGAATATGGAACAATAACAAGTGCTGTAGTGATGAGGGATGGAGATGGGAAAACAAAGTGCTTTGGATTTGTCAACTTTGAGAATGCAGATGATGCTGCTACAGCTGTTGAGGCCCTTAATGGAAAGAAATTTGATGATAAGGAGTGGTTTGTTGGGAAAgcccaaaagaaaaatgaaagggaaaatgaattaaaagttCGATTTGAACAGAGTATGAAAGAGGCGGCTGACAAGTTTCAAGGGGCCAATTTGTACATTAAAAATCTAGATGATAGCATAGGTGATGATAGGCTTAAGGAGCTTTTCTCTCCATTTGGTACAATCACATCATGCAAg GTTATGCGAGATCCTAATGGAATAAGCAGAGGTTCAGGGTTTGTTGCATTCTCGACTCCTGAAGAGGCATCTAAAGCT CTCATGGAGATGAATGGAAAAATGGTTGTTAGCAAACCCCTTTATGTTGCACTTGCACAACGAAAGGAAGATAGAAGAGCCAGGTTGCAG gCCCAATTTTCTCAGATAAGGCCAGTAGCAATGGCACCATCAGTTGCTCCCCGTATGCCAATGTACCCCCCTGGTGGTCCAGGACTTGGACAACAGATATTCTATGGACAAGCCCCACCTGCAATCATACCTCCCCAG CCTGGATTTGGATATCAGCAGCAGCTCGTACCTGGCATGAGACCTGGCGGGGCTCCTATGCCAAATTTCTTTGTGCCAATGGTTCAGCAGGGGCAGCAGGGTCAACGTCCTGGTGGTCGACGGGCAGGAGCTGCTCAGCAATCCCAGCAGCCTGTCCCACTAATGCAGCAGCAG ATGGTTCCAAGGGGGCGCGTCTATCGCTACCCACCTGGGCGAGGTATTCCTGATGTTCCAATGACTGGTGTTGCTGGAGGCATGCTTTCTGTTCCATATGACATGAGTGGTATGCCTATGCGTGATGCAGCTCTTTCTCAACCAATTCCAATTGGGGCTTTGGCTAGTGCACTTGCAAATGCTTCTCCAGAGCAGCAGAGAACG ATGCTGGGTGAGAATCTCTATCCGCTAGTAGAGCAGCTGGAGCCTGATGCAGCAGCTAAGGTGACAGGCATGCTTCTTGAGATGGACCAGACTGAGGTTCTGCACTTGCTCGAATCACCAGAGGCTCTGAAAGCAAAGGTTGCTGAAGCAATGGAAGTTCTGAGGAGTGTTCAACAGCAACAGGCAGGTGGTGCAGCTGATCAACTGGCTTCATTGTCGTTGAATGATAACCTTGTTTCCTAG
- the LOC8288168 gene encoding probable E3 ubiquitin ligase SUD1 isoform X2, with protein sequence MEIAAAPSPNDDTSSNDAIRPSSSSLSSSSISSKNREESNCSGGATAATSAARYEDDDEEEEDVCRICRNPGDAENPLRYPCACSGSIKFVHQDCLLQWLNHSNARQCEVCKHAFSFSPVYAENAPTRLPFQEFVVGMAMKACHVLQFFLRLSFVLSVWLLIIPFITFWIWRLAFVRSFGEAQRLFLSHISTTVILTDCLHGFLLSASIVFIFLGATSLRDYFRHLRELGGQDAEREDEGDRNGARAARRPQGQANNRNFAGEANAEDAGGGQGIAGAGQIIRRNAENVAARWEMQAARLEAHVEQMFDGLDDADGAEDVPFDELVGMQGPVFHLVENAFTVLASNMIFLGVVIFVPFSLGRIVLYYISWLFSSASGPLLSTVMPLTDTALSIANFTLKNALTAVTNLTSEDQDGGLLGQVADMLKVNASEVNDVSKNISNPLSAELVKGAAIGTSRLSDVTTLAIGYMFIFSLVFFYLGIVALIRYTKGEPMTMGRFYGIASIAETIPSLFRQFLAAMRHLMTMIKVAFLLVIELGVFPLMCGWWLDVCTIRMFGKSMAQRVQFFSVSPLASSLVHWVVGIVYMLQISIFVSLLRGVLRHGVLYFLRDPADPNYNPFRDLIDDPVHKHARRVLLSVAVYGSLIVMLVFLPVKLAMRMAPSIFPLDISVSDPFTELPADMLLFQICIPFAIEHFRLRTTIKSLLRYWFTAVGWALGLTDFLLPRYEDNGGQDNGNPEPGRQDRLQAAQLGGQDRALVALAAADDPNGGLLAAGNSNVAEDYDIDEQSDSEYSFVLRIVLLLIVAWMTLLIFNSALIVVPITLGRALFNAIPLLPITHGIKCNDLYAFIIGSYAIWTALAGARYSFEHIRTNRATILLGQIWKWCGIVLKSSALLSIWIFVIPVLIGLLFELLVIVPMRVPVDESPVFLLYQDWALGLIFLKIWTRLVMLDHMMPLVDESWRIKFERVREDGFSRLQSLWVLREIVFPIIMKLLTALCVPYVLARGVFPVLGYPLVVNSAVYRFAWLGCLCFSVLCFCAKRFHVWFTNLHNSIRDDRYLIGRRLHNFGEDKEERENEAGTSSEVQNSNLQGADLIRNDGEVEVGLRLRRVYQQEAN encoded by the exons ATGGAGATCGCCGCAGCACCTTCACCAAACGACGACACTAGCAGTAACGACGCTATAAGGCCGTCATCTTCATCTTTATCCTCGTCGTCAATTTCGTCGAAAAATCGTGAGGAGAGTAATTGTAGTGGAGGAGCGACGGCGGCGACTTCGGCGGCAAGGTACGAGGATGACgatgaggaggaggaggatgtGTGCCGGATCTGCAGGAATCCGGGAGATGCTGAGAATCCATTAAGATATCCCTGTGCTTGTAGCGGAAGTATCAAGTTTGTGCACCAAGATTGTCTTTTACAGTGGTTAAATCATAGTAATGCTCGTCAATGCGag GTCTGCAAGCATGcattctctttctctcctGTTTATGCTGAGAATGCACCAACAAGGCTTCCTTTTCAGGAGTTTGTAGTTGGAATGGCAATGAAGGCTTGTCATGTTCTGCAATTCTTTTTGCGTCTTAGTTTTGTACTTTCTGTTTGGCTACTCATTATTCCCTTCATAACATTCTGGATATGGCGTCTGGCTTTCGTGAGGAGTTTTGGGGAAGCACAGAGATTATTTTTAAGTCATATATCTACAACAGTTATCCTTACTGATTGTCTTCATGGCTTCCTGCTTTCTGCAAGcattgttttcatttttcttgggGCTACTTCATTGAGAGATTACTTTAGGCATTTAAGAGAGCTTGGAGGTCAAGATGCTGAAAGAGAGGATGAAGGTGATAGAAATGGTGCCCGTGCTGCCAGACGACCACAAGGACAAGctaataatagaaattttgcTGGTGAGGCAAATGCTGAAGATGCGGGTGGAGGACAAGGAATTGCTGGGGCTGGCCAAATAATCAGAAGGAATGCTGAAAATGTTGCTGCTCGGTGGGAGATGCAGGCAGCTCGTCTTGAGGCTCATGTTGAACAGATGTTTGATGGTTTAGATGATGCTGATGGTGCAGAGGATGTACCTTTCGATGAGCTTGTTGGCATGCAGGGTCCAGTATTCCACTTAGTTGAAAATGCTTTTACT GTTTTGGCTAGCAATATGATATTCCTTGGTGTTGTAATCTTCGTTCCCTTTTCATTAGGACGGATTGTACTCTATTATATATCATGGTTATTCTCTTCTGCAAGTGGTCCATTGTTGTCAACTGTTATGCCACTTACAGATACTGCCCTCTCCATAGCAAATTTTACATTGAAGAATGCATTAACTGCTGTTACAAATTTGACATCTGAAGACCAAGATGGTGGACTTCTTGGCCAGGTTGCAGATATGTTAAAAGTAAATGCAAGTGAAGTGAATGATGTCTCAAAGAACATAAGCAATCCATTGTCAGCAGAGCTTGTAAAAGGGGCAGCTATTGGCACATCAAGACTTTCTGATGTTACTACTCTTGCTATTGGATACATGTTCATATTCTCTCTGGTCTTCTTCTATCTTGGCATTGTTGCTTTGATTAGATACACCAAGGGCGAGCCTATGACTATGGGGAGGTTTTATGGTATTGCTTCTATAGCAGAAACAATTCCATCCCTTTTCAGGCAGTTCTTGGCAGCAATGAGGCATTTGATGACTATGATAAAGGTTGCCTTCCTTCTGGTGATTGAACTCGGTGTATTTCCTTTGATGTGTGGATGGTGGCTGGATGTTTGTACAATAAGGATGTTTGGGAAGTCTATGGCTCAAAGAGTTCAATTCTTCTCAGTTTCTCCTTTAGCAAGCTCTTTGGTTCATTGGGTTGTGGGGATTGTTTACATGCTACAGATAAGCATCTTTGTCAGTCTTCTCCGTGGG GTTTTACGTCATGGAGTTCTGTATTTCCTTCGAGATCCAGCAGATCCAAACTATAACCCATTCCGTGATTTAATTGACGATCCTGTGCACAAGCATGCTCGCAGAGTTTTGTTGTCTGTTGCAGTTTATGGAAGTTTGATTGTGATGCTGGTATTCTTACCTGTCAAACTTGCGATGCGGATGGCACCCTCCATATTTCCATTGGATATATC GGTATCTGATCCATTCACTGAACTTCCAGCTGACATGCTTCTTTTCCAAATCTGCATTCCATTTGCCATTGAGCATTTTAGATTGCGGACTACAATCAAGTCTCTCCTCCGCTATTGGTTCACAGCAGTTGGCTGGGCTCTTGGTTTAACAGATTTTCTACTGCCCAGATATGAGGACAATGGTGGCCAGGACAATGGTAATCCTGAGCCAGGAAGGCAGGATAGGCTGCAGGCAGCACAACTAGGTGGACAGGATCGAGCTTTGGTGGCACTTGCAGCTGCTGATGATCCAAACGGAGGTCTTCTGGCAGCGGGAAACTCTAATGTTGCTGAGGACTATGATATTGATGAACAATCTGATTCAGA GTACAGCTTTGTCCTTCGAATTGTCCTTCTGCTAATTGTGGCGTGGATGACTCTACTCATCTTCAACTCTGCCTTGATAGTTGTACCAATAACACTTGGCCGTGCCCTTTTCAATGCAATTCCTCTTCTCCCAATAACTCATGGAATCAAGTGCAATG ATCTTTATGCTTTCATAATTGGAAGCTATGCCATTTGGACTGCTTTAGCTGGAGCTAGATATTCTTTTGAGCATATTAGAACAAATAGGGCAACCATTTTACTTGGTCAAATTTGGAAGTGGTGCGGCATTGTTCTCAAGAGCTCTGCGTTGTTATCAATATGG ATTTTTGTTATTCCAGTATTGATTGGACTGCTTTTTGAGCTTTTGGTGATTGTGCCTATGCGAGTGCCTGTGGACGAAAGTCCAGTTTTCCTTCTGTATCAGGACTGGGCACTGGGACTCATCTTTCTGAAGATCTGGACCAGGCTG GTTATGTTGGACCATATGATGCCACTAGTGGATGAAAGTTGGCgaataaaatttgaaagggTTAGAGAAGATGGTTTCTCGCGGTTGCAAAGCCTTTGGGTCCTGAGAGAGATTGTGTTCCctataataatgaagctactAACAGCCCTCTGTGTACCTTATGTGTTAGCAAGAGGTGTATTTCCTGTACTTGGGTACCCATTAGTAGTAAACTCTGCTGTGTACCGGTTTGCATGGCTGGGATGTCTCTGCTTCAGCGTGTTGTGCTTTTGTGCAAAGAGATTCCATGTTTGGTTCACCAACCTTCACAATTCTATACGTGATGATCGCTATCTCATTGGGCGTAGACTTCATAATTTTGGAGAAGATAAAGAAGAGAGGGAAAACGAGGCAGGGACTTCCTCTGAAGtacaaaattctaatttgCAAGGTGCTGATTTGATTCGAAATGATGGAGAAGTTGAAGTAGGGTTAAGGCTAAGGCGGGTTTATCAACAGGAGGCTAATTGA